One segment of Burkholderia multivorans ATCC BAA-247 DNA contains the following:
- a CDS encoding methionine ABC transporter ATP-binding protein yields MIELRNLSQRFPGPNGWVEALHNVNLTIPQGEVFGIIGRSGAGKSTLVRTINLLTRPSEGNVTVAGRDLTLLSAGELREARRQIGMIFQHFNLLSSRTVFDNVALPLELAGASRAEIEAAVLPLLELVGLSAQKDRYPAQISGGQKQRVGIARALASKPKVLLSDEATSALDPETTRSILDLLKRINRELGLTIVLITHQMEVIKQVCDRVAVLDAGRVVEEGRVIDVFLQPHHEVTRALIGDVIAQELPPALKARVAERLKTGSGHLLRLAFTGSGVDQPILSETIRRYELDFNILHGQIDEIQGQAFGSLAVLAGGEPGKVGQALAFLREQGVVVEELSYVE; encoded by the coding sequence ATGATCGAATTACGCAATCTGTCGCAGCGTTTTCCGGGCCCGAACGGTTGGGTCGAAGCGCTGCACAACGTCAATCTGACGATTCCGCAGGGCGAAGTGTTCGGCATCATCGGCCGAAGCGGTGCCGGCAAGAGCACGCTCGTGCGCACCATCAACCTGCTCACTCGGCCGAGCGAGGGCAACGTGACGGTCGCGGGCCGCGATCTGACGCTGCTGTCGGCGGGCGAACTGCGCGAGGCGCGTCGCCAGATCGGGATGATCTTCCAGCACTTCAATCTGCTGTCGTCGCGCACCGTGTTCGACAACGTCGCGCTGCCGCTCGAGCTCGCGGGCGCAAGCCGCGCCGAAATCGAGGCCGCGGTACTGCCGCTGCTCGAGCTCGTTGGGCTGTCCGCGCAGAAGGACCGCTACCCGGCACAGATCAGCGGCGGCCAGAAACAGCGCGTCGGAATCGCGCGTGCGCTCGCGAGCAAGCCGAAGGTGCTGCTGTCCGACGAAGCGACTTCCGCGCTCGATCCGGAAACGACGCGCTCGATTCTCGACCTGCTCAAGCGGATCAACCGCGAGCTCGGGCTGACGATCGTGCTGATCACGCACCAGATGGAAGTGATCAAGCAGGTCTGCGATCGCGTCGCGGTGCTCGATGCGGGTCGCGTCGTCGAAGAGGGGCGCGTGATCGACGTGTTCCTGCAGCCGCATCACGAAGTCACGCGCGCGCTGATCGGCGACGTGATCGCGCAGGAGCTGCCGCCCGCGCTGAAGGCGCGCGTCGCCGAGCGGCTGAAGACGGGCAGCGGGCATCTGCTGCGCCTCGCGTTCACCGGGTCCGGCGTCGACCAGCCGATCCTGTCGGAGACGATCCGCCGCTACGAACTCGATTTCAATATCCTGCACGGCCAGATCGACGAGATCCAGGGGCAGGCGTTCGGTTCGCTCGCGGTGCTGGCCGGCGGCGAGCCGGGCAAGGTCGGACAGGCGCTCGCGTTCCTGCGCGAGCAAGGTGTGGTGGTCGAGGAGCTTTCGTATGTTGAGTGA
- a CDS encoding methionine ABC transporter permease — translation MLSEMFDMFVQSFWETLIMVGISGAVGALVGLPLGVLLYLTDRQGVLQNLAVNRVLGGVVNAVRSTPFIILLVAVIPFTRLVTGSSIGTAAAVVPLTLAAAPFIARLVETALREVDRGLIEAAQSMGATTSQIVFKVLLPESLPGIVAGLTITFVSLVGYSAMAGAIGGGGLGDLGIRYGYQRYLPEVMWTVVAILIVFVQIVQSFGDWLVRRLSHK, via the coding sequence ATGTTGAGTGAGATGTTCGATATGTTCGTGCAGTCGTTCTGGGAGACGCTGATCATGGTCGGCATCTCCGGGGCGGTCGGCGCGCTCGTCGGGCTGCCGCTCGGCGTGCTGCTCTATCTGACCGACCGGCAGGGCGTGCTGCAGAACCTCGCGGTCAATCGCGTGCTCGGCGGTGTCGTCAACGCGGTGCGCTCGACGCCGTTCATCATTCTGCTCGTGGCGGTGATTCCGTTTACGCGGCTCGTCACGGGCTCGTCGATCGGCACGGCCGCGGCGGTCGTGCCGCTGACGCTCGCGGCCGCGCCGTTCATCGCGCGACTCGTCGAGACGGCGCTGCGCGAAGTCGATCGCGGCCTGATCGAAGCTGCGCAGTCGATGGGCGCGACGACGTCGCAGATCGTCTTCAAGGTTTTGCTGCCGGAATCGCTGCCGGGCATCGTCGCCGGGCTGACGATCACGTTCGTGTCGCTGGTCGGCTATTCGGCGATGGCAGGTGCGATCGGCGGCGGCGGCCTCGGCGATCTGGGCATCCGCTATGGCTATCAGCGCTATCTGCCGGAAGTGATGTGGACGGTCGTCGCGATCCTGATCGTGTTCGTGCAGATCGTGCAGTCGTTCGGCGACTGGCTGGTCCGGCGCCTGAGCCACAAGTAA
- a CDS encoding MetQ/NlpA family ABC transporter substrate-binding protein: protein MQRRFMLKFAAALGAAALFAGAQAAQAETIKVGVTGGPHAQIMEVVKKVAAKSGLDVRIVEFADYVQPNAALAAGDLDANSYQHDPYLQAQVKDRGYKLIKVADTVTFPMGIYSKRVKSLAELKPGARVAIPNDPTNGGRALLLLQKQGVLKLRADAGLKATPLDIVDNPRKLKIVELDAAQIPRSLGDVDAAAINTNYAMEAGLKPKQDAIAIEGPNGPYANVIAIREPDRNKPWVAKLVAAYHSPEVKQFIDGKFGGAVIAAW from the coding sequence ATGCAACGACGCTTCATGCTGAAGTTCGCGGCGGCGCTCGGCGCAGCCGCGCTGTTCGCGGGCGCGCAAGCCGCGCAGGCCGAAACCATCAAGGTAGGCGTGACGGGCGGCCCGCACGCGCAGATCATGGAGGTCGTGAAGAAGGTCGCGGCGAAGAGCGGACTCGACGTGCGCATCGTCGAATTCGCCGACTACGTGCAGCCGAACGCGGCGCTCGCGGCCGGCGATCTCGATGCGAACAGCTATCAGCACGATCCGTATCTGCAGGCGCAGGTGAAGGACCGCGGCTACAAGCTGATCAAGGTCGCGGACACCGTCACGTTCCCGATGGGCATTTATTCGAAGCGCGTGAAATCGCTGGCCGAACTGAAGCCCGGCGCGCGCGTCGCGATCCCGAACGATCCGACCAACGGCGGCCGCGCGCTGCTGTTGCTGCAGAAACAGGGCGTGCTGAAGCTGCGGGCGGATGCGGGGCTCAAGGCGACGCCGCTCGACATCGTCGACAATCCGCGCAAGCTGAAGATCGTCGAGCTCGACGCGGCGCAGATTCCGCGTTCGCTCGGCGACGTCGACGCGGCGGCGATCAACACGAACTATGCGATGGAAGCGGGGCTGAAGCCGAAGCAGGACGCGATCGCGATCGAGGGTCCGAACGGCCCGTACGCGAACGTCATCGCGATCCGCGAGCCGGACCGGAACAAGCCGTGGGTCGCGAAGCTGGTCGCGGCCTATCATTCGCCGGAGGTGAAGCAGTTCATCGACGGCAAGTTCGGCGGCGCCGTGATCGCCGCCTGGTGA
- a CDS encoding electron transfer flavoprotein subunit beta/FixA family protein produces the protein MKILVPVKRVVDYNVKVRVKSDNTGVDIANVKMSMNPFDEIAVEEAVRLKEAGVATEVVAVSVGVAQAQETLRTALAIGADRAILVESNDGVEPLAVAKILKALVDKEQPQLVILGKQAIDDDSNQTGQMLAALAGLPQATFASKVTIADGKATVAREVDGGAETLSLTLPAVVTTDLRLNEPRYVTLPNIMKAKKKPLETVKPEDLGVDVAPRLKTLKVVEPPKRAAGVKVPDVKTLVEKLKTEAKVL, from the coding sequence ATGAAAATCCTGGTGCCAGTGAAAAGAGTGGTCGATTACAACGTGAAGGTCCGCGTGAAGTCGGACAACACGGGCGTCGACATCGCGAACGTGAAGATGTCGATGAACCCGTTCGACGAAATCGCCGTTGAAGAAGCCGTGCGCCTGAAGGAAGCGGGCGTCGCGACCGAAGTGGTCGCCGTGTCGGTCGGTGTGGCGCAGGCGCAGGAAACGCTGCGCACGGCGCTCGCGATCGGTGCGGATCGCGCGATCCTCGTCGAGTCGAACGACGGCGTCGAGCCGCTGGCCGTCGCGAAGATCCTGAAGGCGCTCGTCGACAAGGAGCAGCCGCAGCTCGTGATCCTCGGCAAGCAGGCGATCGACGACGATTCGAACCAGACCGGCCAGATGCTCGCCGCGCTGGCAGGCCTGCCGCAAGCGACGTTCGCATCGAAGGTGACGATCGCCGACGGCAAGGCGACGGTGGCACGCGAAGTCGACGGCGGCGCGGAAACGCTGTCGCTGACGCTGCCGGCGGTGGTTACCACCGACCTGCGCCTGAACGAGCCGCGCTACGTGACGCTGCCGAACATCATGAAGGCGAAGAAGAAGCCGCTGGAAACGGTGAAGCCGGAAGACCTCGGCGTGGATGTCGCGCCGCGTCTGAAGACGCTGAAGGTGGTCGAGCCGCCGAAGCGCGCGGCCGGCGTGAAGGTGCCGGACGTGAAGACGCTGGTCGAGAAGCTGAAGACCGAAGCCAAGGTGCTGTAA
- a CDS encoding electron transfer flavoprotein subunit alpha/FixB family protein has protein sequence MTILVIAEHDNASIKAATLNTVAAAAKIGGDIHVLVAGHNAQGAADAAAKIAGVSKVLLADAPQLEAGLAENVEATALNIAKDYSHILAPATAYGKNIAPRIAAKLDVAQISDITAVDSADTFERPIYAGNAIATVQSSDPIKVITVRATGFDPVAAEGGSASVEKIEAAADAGVSQFVSREVTKLDRPELTSASIIVSGGRGLGSGENYTKVLEPLADKLSAALGASRAAVDAGYVPNDYQVGQTGKIVAPQLYIAVGISGAIQHLAGMKDSKVIVAINKDPEAPIFSVADYGLVGDLFTLVPELVSELG, from the coding sequence ATGACGATTCTGGTAATTGCAGAACACGACAACGCGTCGATCAAGGCCGCGACGCTGAACACGGTGGCGGCGGCGGCAAAGATCGGCGGCGACATTCACGTGCTGGTCGCAGGTCACAACGCGCAGGGCGCAGCCGATGCGGCAGCGAAGATCGCCGGCGTGTCGAAGGTACTGCTGGCCGACGCGCCGCAGCTCGAAGCGGGCCTCGCGGAAAACGTCGAAGCAACGGCGCTGAACATCGCGAAGGACTATTCGCACATCCTCGCGCCGGCGACCGCGTACGGCAAGAACATCGCACCGCGTATCGCCGCGAAGCTCGATGTCGCGCAGATCTCGGACATCACGGCGGTCGATTCGGCCGACACGTTCGAGCGCCCGATCTACGCCGGCAACGCGATTGCGACGGTGCAGTCGAGCGACCCGATCAAGGTGATCACGGTGCGGGCGACGGGTTTCGATCCGGTCGCGGCCGAAGGCGGCAGCGCATCGGTCGAGAAGATCGAAGCGGCGGCCGATGCAGGCGTGTCGCAGTTCGTCAGCCGTGAAGTGACGAAGCTGGACCGTCCGGAGCTGACCAGCGCGAGCATCATCGTGTCGGGCGGTCGTGGCCTGGGCAGCGGCGAGAACTACACGAAGGTGCTGGAGCCGCTGGCTGACAAGCTGTCGGCCGCACTCGGCGCGTCGCGCGCGGCAGTCGATGCCGGCTACGTGCCGAACGATTATCAGGTCGGCCAGACCGGCAAGATCGTCGCGCCGCAGCTGTACATCGCGGTCGGCATCTCGGGCGCGATCCAGCATTTGGCCGGCATGAAGGATTCGAAGGTGATCGTCGCGATCAACAAGGATCCCGAAGCACCGATCTTCAGCGTGGCCGACTACGGTCTCGTCGGCGATCTGTTCACGCTCGTGCCGGAGCTCGTCAGCGAGCTTGGCTGA